The nucleotide sequence ATATGTATTTACTGTGTTCCAACAGTTTAATTTATCCATGGAATATGTCGTACTACTTTATTCAcacaacaaataaaataaatatatttcaaataaatcAACACAACTGGTGCGTGATACAACCGCATAAAATAAAATCCATACACCACAAATTATTCTATCATAATTACAAACGTAAAAACAGAATAGtaatagtaaaaaaaacaaaataactaaattgtACATCCATAATATTGTTAAGTAAAAATAATCATTTGCATATTCTGTTGGATaacactatatattaataaaaattcaaatagtaTATTCTTTTTAGTAATCCATAattgttattaaaaatacagtgcaactattaaaatcaaaatttaaataattagttagttttatatgatatatgttttactgtataagatatatatatatatatatatagtcttcaATATCCAATGCAAATATATCTTCCGTATGTTTTTGTATTCATTTGtgttttgttataaatatttaaatttcaattaaaaaatttcaatggGAATTTatcagtttataatttataaacatttttaaagttaaaaacataacaaaaaacagaaaaaaaaaactaaaacaagtTAAAAACCCCTAAGATTTTTAGCCTACAATTTACTCTTACATCTCAATCACAACTTACACAATATTAATAACttctacttatatatatatatatataaataatcaattataataaatataaaatgcaCCACATAAGTTATTATATGATAGTAAGTTCCagtataataacattaatacTCAGCAAGAAATAATGTGTGCCAcccccaagaaaaaaaaacacaactaaTTATCAACATAGGATAGTTTATTTAgtcttttgaaaaaataaaaacatgtacAAAAATtagctaatatttttaattaacaaaaatttacattaaatatttattctaacaatttaaattatttttaaatattcatcccgcccgtagggcggaccggccctagaatcataaatttaatataaaaagataaaatataagTTTGTCTGTATCATTAAGTTAATATCACGTATGATAGTATTTTTACTGGATCGATTTGACTGTAATAGTTGATCTCATGTGTAGACAATTTTAGGAAAATGTATACAGTATATTAATTCTTCAACACTGCATATCTCAGTGAGTAAACTTactaaaacgaataaaatttaaatccaGTTGGCAACTCAAATTAAAACCTACCATTCTTAACATACTTTTGTGCACAGCAAAACGCTTTTTAAAAAACTAGAATATCCCTACAATCTTGCAATTCTTATAATAATTCTACTTATTATTTATGCCTACAATATCTATTATTTGTAATTTGGTTAATTTAGCAACgattttgatgataaaatattaGCAACAttaatcctactatataaaaggggcTAAATCATTGCTTCCTAAACCATGCCACATGGGCAAAAATATTGAGAACTAATCAATATGCCATGTCATCTCTTACTGGatctgaaattaaaaaaaagtttcaacaaTTCGCAGCCCATTTGACCCATCTCCTAACCCAATCCCGCGTCTCTCTTGATTACGTATTTCTCTCTTCTAAACATGACCATGTGGGCAATTCTGTGAGtcccaattttttttcttttttccttttgtcgTCTTAAATTTAAAGCAAAATCCAACAGTCGGAGAATTCGATTTTGTAACGTCGTCCACCACCATCAAAGCTATGAACAGCTTCAACTCCATTATGTCATCCATGCTCTTCATCTCCCTTGACTCCACCTATATAAATTCCCCTGAATCCAAATCTCATCTGGTAGCTTCCATGGATGAGAAACAATCAGATTTCCAGCCCCAAAGCTCCGGCAATATCGACCACCGTATTCATGGCTAAGAATCCGAAATCACCACCAAAGCTCCAACTGAATCGACCACCGGTTTCATGGATAAGAAAAAGGGGCTGCTTGGCTCCATCTACAGCCCTGATCCTGCAAAAAACAAGATCTTCATAGGGCTTGATCTGTTATTTATGGCAAAGAGATATGGCCTGATATTCTATGTCCctgaatttcatatttttttgtatcaTCTAACCTAATTCTACACCTCAACATGAATATGTGATACAAGGTGCATAACTCAGAACCGTGTGAGCCGGTATAAACATTTTCTGAAACGTTGCTCTCAGCCTCTTTAACCTCTTATCTTAATTTTTGTAACACTTTCAAGGTCCTATCCATTCTTCAAAACAGAGTTTAGCGATTGAGTTCGACTGGTTCTGGTTCTATTCATCCAAAGAGTTTGAAGCAGGTTGTGTTCTTAAAGGCGATCTGTATGGTAATGTATAGGTTGTGTTGTCGAATAGAATATATTATGCAAATAGTATGGCAATCCAGGGAATATCAAGCCCTATATTAAGTGAcgatttgatttaattatttaaacagTGTTATTCAAAATCTTGAATGGATCGTTTCTCAGTCATGTTGTTGTTGCAGGTAGATCTTCAAGACTCTGCTTTTGAGTTATGTTGATGCAAGTGGGAGCGGTAACAAAATTACGTTCTCTTGAAGCCATACTATTTGCATAATTTATTCTGATACACAAGACCGTGGGTTGTCTGTTGTGTCCCCAATGCAGGTTTAGTAGCGGAAATATAGTATATCAGTGACAGAAAGCATAAAGAAGATCCGCTTCATTACATTGCTGCCGTAAGTAAGCCCTCTTTCTCCCCAGATGTAGTGTTCAGTTACTCTGATACACAAGCTCATACTGACCGATATCAGCTAATCAAGAATTACTATGAAGATATATGTGCTTTGGAACAGTCAAATAAAGTAATGAAGTTGAGGGTGATCTTTTTGAGCTCATGTTTGGCGTTCCTTCTAGGTCTCAAACTGACAAGACAATGATAGATGTTGCAAAGTCTAAAGACAGCCAAGAGCAGCATGAGCCAGTGAAAGCCAACACCTGTGACTGTTCTCCTGTCTCAATCCTTAAACCGCTAACACCTCCAGAAAC is from Brassica napus cultivar Da-Ae chromosome A4, Da-Ae, whole genome shotgun sequence and encodes:
- the LOC106409376 gene encoding paired amphipathic helix protein Sin3-like 5; translation: MFGVPSRSQTDKTMIDVAKSKDSQEQHEPVKANTCDCSPVSILKPLTPPETPNKESPTIGSSFVQDKLHPGAAMTTEERAGVTTQKGFANGA